The Thermodesulfobacteriota bacterium genome contains the following window.
CCCCGCCGATCCTGCAACGGCCTCCCGGGGGGGCGAGAGGGCCGCCGGAGCGCCTTCCGCCAATTGCGCGTTTCTGCTATGGTGGTTCTCGCTCCACTGCGGGCCACTGCGGGCGCGCACACCTGTGCCGGACGGGGACCGGCGAGAAGGTGCCGTTTGTGTTGCCGTACCGAGGCGAGGAAGATCCCATGCCCCAGACTGCCGCCTTCGACACTCTCCAGTACGCGAAGAAATTGCGGGCCGTTGGGTTCACGGAGGAGCAGGCCGAAGTGCAGGCGGAAGCCCTGGCCGACATCATCGTGAGCGAGCTGGACACCAAGAGGGACCTTCGCGAGCTGGAGTACCGGCTCATCATTCGTCTCGGCGGCATGATCGTGGTCGCCATCGGCATCGTCGCCACGCTCGTGAAGCTTCTGTAGAGCACGCCGCCCATGTCCACCGTAACCGACCAGTGCAAGGAGACCCTGAAGGCCCACTACGGTCCGCGGCTGGCCGGCCTGTGGCTTTTCGGTTCCGCAGCCCGGGGAGAGGCCGGTTCGGAGAGCGACCTCGACCTGCTCGTCCTCCTGCGCCGGCCGCTCGACTACTTCGAGGAGCTGCGGACTCTCGCGGATATCCTCTACCCGGTGCAGCTCGGATCGGACCGGCTCATTTCCGCCAAGCCGGCCTCTGTCGACGCCTTCGAACGCGGAGAGACCCAGCTGTATCGAAACGCAAAGCGGCAAGGCAAGCCACTGTGAACGACCCGAGAGAGCGGGAAGTCGAGGCAAACCTGGCGCGCGCCCAATCTTCGCTGGCCGCCGCCCGGGTGCTCCTCGATGCGGGTCACCCGGATGAGGCCGCTTCTCGCGCGTACTATGCGGCGTTCCGTCCCCGATCCTGTTTCGTGTGTCCGAAGATGCAGCAGCGTACGGCACCCTTCTTGGGGTGTCCGTGGCGGTGGCTGTCGGTGCACTTTTCCGGGTGCTGTCCATTGAGAGGTAATCCCATGTCCGAAGCCGTCAAGATCGACTTCGAGCCCGACGTCCTGGCAGCGCTCAAGGCGCGCGCCGCCGAAATCCACCGCACCGTCTCCCAGGTCGTCAACGAGCTCTTGCGCCAGCGCCTCGAAGACCAGGCCGCCGAAGACCGGGCCGACTACGAAGCCGCCGCACAGGCCTACCGCACCATGCAGCGCACGTACTCCATGGAAGAAGTGGAGCGCGAGCTTGGCCTGGACGATTGAGTGGAGCGACAGCGCCCTCAAGAATCTGCGCGCCCTCGACCGGCAACAAGCCCGGAGACTTCGCGACTTCCTGCGTGACAGGATCGCCCCGGCCCAAGACCCCCGGCATCTGGGCGACCCACTCACCGGTCCCCTGTCGGGCTTTTGGCGCTACCGCGTGGGGTCCTATCGGCTCCTGTGCCGGATCGAGGACGATCGGCTCCTGGTTCTCGTCGTAGATATCGGCCACCGCCGGGAGGTGTATCGGTAAGGCCGGCGACCACCCCCGGCACGCGGTACCCGGCACCCGGTACCCGGCACGCGGCACTCCGCCCCCCCCTACCCCGCCGCCCCGCAGCTCTCCGCGTAGCCCCGGATCGCGCAGAACTCCCCGCACATGGTGCACACGTCCGCATCCGCCGGGAGGCTGCGGCTCCGGAGCTCCCGGGCGCGGGCCGGGTCCACGGCCAGGGCGTACTGCTTCTCCCAGTCCAGCGCCGCCCGGGCCCGGGCCATGGCGTCGTCCCACTCCCGCGCCCCGGGCACCCCCTTGGCCACGTCGGCCGCGTGCCCGGCGATGCGCGAGGCGATCACCCCTTCCCGCACGTCCTCCACCGTGG
Protein-coding sequences here:
- a CDS encoding DUF1640 domain-containing protein; the protein is MPQTAAFDTLQYAKKLRAVGFTEEQAEVQAEALADIIVSELDTKRDLRELEYRLIIRLGGMIVVAIGIVATLVKLL
- a CDS encoding nucleotidyltransferase domain-containing protein, giving the protein MSTVTDQCKETLKAHYGPRLAGLWLFGSAARGEAGSESDLDLLVLLRRPLDYFEELRTLADILYPVQLGSDRLISAKPASVDAFERGETQLYRNAKRQGKPL
- a CDS encoding type II toxin-antitoxin system RelE/ParE family toxin, yielding MAWTIEWSDSALKNLRALDRQQARRLRDFLRDRIAPAQDPRHLGDPLTGPLSGFWRYRVGSYRLLCRIEDDRLLVLVVDIGHRREVYR
- a CDS encoding CopG family transcriptional regulator, giving the protein MSEAVKIDFEPDVLAALKARAAEIHRTVSQVVNELLRQRLEDQAAEDRADYEAAAQAYRTMQRTYSMEEVERELGLDD